A genomic window from Sulfurospirillum multivorans DSM 12446 includes:
- a CDS encoding M14 family metallopeptidase, with amino-acid sequence MKEEVLFEISSLSRNPLKVKGFRFGREGTTPSCVIVGPMMGTAIDQLWIASQLVRFLRQHELANAAFVKGEILVIPTVNPYSFNMGKNFWPLDNTDIDVMFPGYDKGETTQRIASRLFEKTNNYDYAILLEARKDHVECIPYVEVLESGMSYIEDARAFGLDFIHVKEETPNDTVSLTYNWNVWNAKAFSLISGKKGILHKHEANKVFDAIVRFLVKKELIDFSTFEGSHGNLVMPNDVEAIKSSAAGLFDTLANIGDSVVHGQPLARIFNSLDGTLIQTIISPCDGIISCRYDYSLIFQNAIAYRIVKVESAQNNL; translated from the coding sequence ATGAAAGAAGAAGTTTTATTTGAGATCAGCTCGCTCAGTCGTAATCCTCTCAAAGTCAAAGGGTTTCGTTTTGGAAGAGAGGGCACGACGCCTAGTTGCGTCATCGTAGGACCGATGATGGGCACGGCCATCGATCAGCTTTGGATCGCGTCGCAATTGGTGCGCTTTTTACGTCAACACGAACTGGCAAATGCCGCCTTCGTCAAGGGTGAAATTCTTGTCATCCCCACAGTCAACCCCTACTCCTTTAACATGGGAAAAAACTTCTGGCCACTCGATAACACCGACATCGATGTGATGTTTCCAGGCTACGATAAAGGTGAGACAACCCAACGCATCGCTTCACGCTTGTTTGAAAAAACCAATAACTACGACTACGCGATTTTACTTGAAGCGAGAAAAGATCACGTCGAGTGCATCCCCTACGTCGAGGTGCTCGAATCAGGTATGAGCTATATCGAGGATGCAAGAGCGTTTGGGCTTGATTTTATTCACGTCAAAGAAGAGACGCCCAATGACACGGTCTCTTTAACCTACAATTGGAATGTTTGGAATGCCAAAGCATTTTCGCTCATTTCAGGCAAAAAAGGCATCCTCCATAAGCATGAAGCCAACAAAGTGTTTGATGCAATCGTGCGCTTTTTAGTCAAAAAAGAGCTCATCGACTTCTCAACCTTTGAAGGCTCACACGGCAATCTTGTCATGCCAAACGATGTTGAAGCGATCAAAAGCAGTGCCGCAGGACTCTTTGACACCCTCGCCAACATTGGTGATTCTGTCGTGCATGGGCAACCCTTAGCACGCATTTTCAACTCACTCGATGGCACACTCATCCAGACGATCATCTCACCCTGCGATGGCATCATCTCCTGTCGCTACGACTATTCGCTCATCTTCCAAAACGCCATTGCCTACCGCATCGTCAAAGTCGAATCCGCACAGAATAATCTTTAA
- a CDS encoding M14 family metallopeptidase: MIEEVFNVNLPVNETLTLRRNRFSPEDISTSTKRISIVTGIHGDEIEGQYVCYLLAKWLNANQHCIKGIVDIYPSMNPMGIDSITRGFPFYDVDLNRNFPGNTADFLPAQVANAIVDTVRGSDFAIDIHASNIFLRELPQVRISRSTADELIPLAEKLDIEFIWVHDAVTVLESTFAHAMNSLGTKTLVVEMGVGMRITKEYGQSLTRGILNLLAHVGIIERAVLPMTKTTVSNLHSEVFFVNASKSGIFIPILEHNVTVLKGEKLGEIIDPLSGRIEETLISPCNGLLFTIREYPVVYEGSLLARILEDPKEDTAL; encoded by the coding sequence ATGATTGAAGAGGTTTTTAACGTCAACTTACCTGTCAATGAAACCTTAACACTCAGACGCAACCGCTTTTCGCCTGAGGATATTTCCACGTCAACCAAACGCATCTCCATCGTCACAGGCATTCACGGCGATGAGATCGAAGGGCAATACGTCTGTTATCTGCTTGCCAAATGGCTGAACGCTAACCAACACTGTATTAAAGGCATTGTGGATATTTACCCTTCCATGAATCCAATGGGCATTGACAGCATCACGAGAGGTTTTCCTTTTTACGATGTCGATCTCAACCGCAATTTCCCTGGCAACACCGCTGATTTTTTGCCTGCACAAGTCGCCAATGCTATCGTCGACACGGTCAGAGGCAGTGACTTTGCCATCGATATTCACGCGAGCAACATCTTTTTGCGCGAGCTTCCCCAAGTGCGTATCAGTCGTTCAACCGCCGATGAACTCATCCCTTTGGCGGAAAAACTCGACATTGAATTTATTTGGGTACACGATGCTGTGACGGTTTTGGAGTCTACGTTTGCGCATGCGATGAACTCCCTTGGCACTAAGACATTGGTTGTGGAGATGGGTGTTGGAATGCGCATTACCAAAGAGTATGGGCAAAGCCTCACCCGAGGTATTTTAAACCTACTCGCACATGTGGGAATCATCGAAAGAGCTGTTCTTCCAATGACGAAAACGACCGTTTCAAACCTGCATTCGGAAGTCTTTTTTGTGAACGCTTCCAAATCAGGAATTTTCATTCCTATTTTAGAGCACAATGTCACGGTACTCAAAGGTGAAAAACTAGGCGAAATCATCGATCCGCTCTCAGGACGCATCGAAGAGACGCTCATTAGCCCATGCAATGGCTTGTTATTTACGATTCGCGAATACCCAGTCGTGTACGAAGGCTCCCTTCTTGCACGCATACTCGAAGACCCCAAAGAGGACACCGCCCTATGA
- a CDS encoding transglutaminase family protein, which translates to MKVNFSYDFTLTFDEPVRNHHFCLRMVPYTNAIQTLLDWKLSLNDGIPYYQTRDGFENHLVFGYLGKPHRALKATIEGEIELSPYVYHDKEPVELYLPYSTLTPWCEDVREFSRSLKLPVTDFRKAHFLTQLLYEQFRPIEEPKAKGLETFLLYKEGISQDFSHLLIALLRSNGIPARFVNGFIDGVNKTHTWVEAFMDGDWRGLDPQSGIFIHDEPYIKIAHGRDFSECQIHRGSYIGKRQHILEIMGRIERNEQ; encoded by the coding sequence ATGAAAGTTAATTTTTCTTATGATTTTACGCTCACGTTTGATGAGCCCGTACGCAACCATCACTTTTGTCTGCGCATGGTTCCGTACACCAATGCCATACAAACGCTTCTGGACTGGAAACTCAGTCTTAACGATGGCATTCCTTATTACCAAACACGTGATGGGTTTGAAAACCATTTGGTGTTTGGGTATCTTGGGAAACCACACCGTGCCCTTAAAGCAACCATCGAAGGTGAGATAGAACTCTCCCCTTATGTTTACCACGACAAAGAGCCCGTGGAGCTTTATCTTCCCTACTCCACGTTAACGCCTTGGTGCGAAGATGTGCGCGAATTTTCTCGTTCACTTAAGCTTCCTGTAACGGACTTTCGCAAAGCACATTTTTTAACCCAACTGCTGTATGAGCAGTTTAGACCCATTGAAGAGCCCAAAGCCAAAGGGCTTGAAACCTTTTTGCTCTACAAAGAGGGCATCAGTCAAGATTTTAGCCATTTGCTGATTGCGCTCCTGCGCAGTAACGGCATTCCTGCCCGTTTTGTCAACGGGTTTATCGATGGTGTCAATAAAACACATACGTGGGTGGAAGCCTTTATGGATGGGGATTGGAGAGGGTTAGATCCGCAAAGTGGCATCTTTATCCATGATGAACCTTACATCAAAATCGCTCATGGGCGTGATTTTTCAGAGTGTCAGATTCACAGAGGCAGTTACATCGGCAAGCGTCAGCATATTTTAGAAATCATGGGTCGAATTGAGAGGAATGAACAATGA
- a CDS encoding alpha-E domain-containing protein, with protein sequence MILIPPQAAEHLYWMGRYIQRSESMTRLVIALFDKILDEDFEDAKAFYAKLGIELEYDSAQMFLRESVFNLQDASLCNTIHAARENAILTRSHLSNRMFSRINALYLAYQEAKEERTVSLYWLENTLKELDAIWGNLELSLVEAKESPLIQLGKVVERMDLNIRLYDSIEAALMDVEKLNSIAEKVRPNHKRVTLSSSNKPKTLQTINSVFEALTIKHES encoded by the coding sequence ATGATTCTCATACCCCCACAAGCGGCAGAACATCTTTACTGGATGGGCAGGTACATTCAACGCTCCGAGAGTATGACACGTCTGGTCATCGCCCTTTTCGATAAAATTTTAGATGAAGATTTTGAAGACGCGAAGGCATTTTATGCCAAACTTGGCATTGAGCTTGAGTATGACTCGGCGCAAATGTTTTTGAGAGAAAGTGTCTTTAATTTACAAGATGCAAGCTTATGCAACACGATCCATGCGGCGCGTGAAAATGCCATTTTGACACGTTCACACCTCTCAAACCGTATGTTTAGCCGTATCAATGCCCTCTATTTGGCATACCAAGAAGCTAAAGAGGAGCGCACTGTTTCGCTCTATTGGTTAGAAAATACGTTAAAAGAGCTTGATGCGATTTGGGGCAATTTGGAGCTTTCACTCGTTGAAGCTAAAGAGTCTCCGTTGATTCAGCTGGGCAAAGTAGTAGAGCGAATGGATCTCAATATTCGCCTTTACGACAGCATTGAAGCGGCTTTGATGGATGTGGAAAAGCTTAACAGTATTGCTGAAAAAGTTCGCCCAAATCATAAACGTGTTACACTCTCATCCAGCAATAAACCTAAAACGTTACAAACGATAAATTCAGTATTCGAGGCATTGACCATAAAGCATGAAAGTTAA
- a CDS encoding circularly permuted type 2 ATP-grasp protein, with the protein MIESNSPFYDAFKGILNTIDKNRVQELLTYMNTEAINFNLFKNNAFIERKFPFDIIPRIVSPSEFAYLEKGIQQRIFALNLFLEDVYGAQKILKDGIIPSEFVFSSKAYLPAFANTSVAKNIRVHISGIDLVKNSVGDGWVVLEDNIRVPSGVSYPLSLRMLTRKVFPEFFEKLPIQDVRDYPKKLEAAMNHVNTGGINVILTPGRYNSAFYEHSYLAKESGAILANGEDLVVEKDKVYLKTYNGKKARVGAIYRRLDDDALDPVEFHPDSLIGVSNITQAYRAGNVALMNSIGNGIADDKGIYYFVPAMIKYYMNEEPILQNAPTFLAFFEKDRNHILQNMRTLVIKDVAEAGGYGVVFGSQLTKPEREKLKDAIIAEPRRFIAQEVIEFYDIECLDEAGTFSPRKADLRMFSIYGEDIFVWPGGLTRFAMDPTSYIVNSSQGGGFKDTWVLKEHR; encoded by the coding sequence ATGATTGAGTCAAACAGTCCATTCTATGATGCGTTTAAAGGCATCTTAAACACGATCGACAAGAACCGCGTCCAAGAGTTGCTCACTTACATGAATACCGAAGCGATCAACTTCAACCTTTTTAAAAACAACGCTTTTATAGAGCGCAAATTTCCCTTTGACATCATTCCAAGAATCGTCTCCCCGTCAGAATTTGCGTACCTTGAGAAAGGGATACAACAGCGCATCTTCGCACTCAATCTCTTTTTAGAAGATGTCTACGGAGCACAAAAAATTCTCAAAGATGGCATCATTCCTAGTGAATTTGTCTTTTCATCCAAAGCTTATCTGCCCGCATTTGCAAACACATCTGTGGCAAAAAATATTCGCGTGCACATCAGTGGTATTGATCTTGTTAAAAACAGTGTTGGAGACGGTTGGGTTGTGCTTGAAGACAACATCCGAGTGCCCAGTGGCGTGAGTTATCCGCTCTCGCTTCGTATGCTGACACGCAAAGTGTTTCCTGAATTTTTTGAGAAACTTCCGATTCAAGACGTAAGAGATTACCCGAAAAAACTCGAAGCAGCGATGAACCACGTCAACACGGGTGGCATCAATGTCATCTTAACACCGGGTCGTTATAATTCTGCGTTTTACGAACACTCGTATCTCGCCAAAGAGAGCGGTGCAATACTTGCCAATGGTGAAGACTTGGTGGTGGAAAAAGACAAAGTCTATCTTAAAACGTACAACGGGAAAAAAGCACGTGTGGGCGCCATTTACCGCCGTTTGGATGATGATGCGCTTGATCCTGTCGAGTTTCACCCAGACTCTTTGATCGGAGTTTCCAACATCACACAAGCGTATCGTGCAGGCAATGTAGCTCTGATGAACAGCATAGGAAACGGTATCGCAGACGATAAGGGCATTTACTACTTTGTGCCAGCGATGATTAAATACTATATGAATGAAGAGCCGATCTTGCAAAATGCCCCAACGTTCTTGGCATTTTTTGAGAAAGATCGTAACCACATTTTACAAAATATGCGCACCTTGGTCATCAAAGATGTTGCTGAAGCAGGAGGATACGGCGTTGTGTTTGGCTCACAACTGACGAAACCTGAGCGTGAAAAGCTCAAAGATGCTATTATTGCGGAGCCTAGACGCTTCATCGCGCAAGAGGTGATTGAGTTTTATGACATCGAATGTTTAGATGAGGCAGGCACATTTTCACCTCGCAAAGCCGACCTTCGGATGTTCTCGATTTACGGTGAAGACATTTTTGTCTGGCCAGGAGGACTGACCCGTTTTGCGATGGATCCGACCAGTTACATCGTCAACTCTTCCCAAGGTGGCGGTTTTAAAGATACATGGGTTTTAAAGGAGCACAGATGA